From the Silurus meridionalis isolate SWU-2019-XX chromosome 5, ASM1480568v1, whole genome shotgun sequence genome, one window contains:
- the zdhhc15b gene encoding palmitoyltransferase ZDHHC15B: protein MALSRGLRCCQRIFSWIPVVIISAVVLWSYYAYVFELCFFTLHNTFEKAAYLLVFHACFAMFCWTYWKAIFTPVATPSKKFHLSYRDKERYEMEERPDVQKQILIEIANKLPISTRAQSGAIRFCDHCQLLKPDRCHHCSVCETCVLKMDHHCPWVNNCVGFSNYKFFLLFLSYSMLYCVFIASTVFQYFLKFWVGELPNGHAKFHVLFLLFVAVMFFVSLMFLFGYHCWLVAKNRSTLEAFSAPVFQNGPDRNGFNIGFRKNLQHVFGENKKLWFIPVFTSQGDGHSFPLRTLNECRNPLLASERRWGQDGSEGESTDDEVEYDSSVRVTIEK from the exons ATGGCTTTGTCGAGAGGACTGAGATGCTGTCAGAGAATATTTTCCTGGATACCTGTTGTCATTATTTCTGCCGTGGTCCTGTGGTCTTATTATGCCTACGTGTTTGAACTGTGTTTCT TTACACTCCATAACACATTTGAGAAGG CGGCTTACCTTCTGGTCTTCCATGCATGCTTTGCGATGTTCTGTTGGACCTACTGGAAGGCTATCTTTACTCCAGTCGCCACGCCGTCTAAAAAG ttccACCTCTCCTACAGGGACAAAGAGAGGTACGAGATGGAGGAGAGGCCAGATGTTCAGAAGCAGATCTTGATTGAAATCGCAAATAAGCTGCCCATCTCCACACGTGCTCAATCAGGAG CTATCAGATTCTGTGATCACTGTCAGCTTCTAAAGCCAGACCGCTGCCACCACTGTTCAGTTTGTGAAAC GTGTGTCCTGAAAATGGATCATCATTGTCCATG GGTGAACAACTGCGTCGGTTTCTCAAACTACAAgttcttccttctctttctgtcttactCCATGCTCTACTGTGTCTTCATCGCATCAACTGTGTTCCAGTATTTCCTCAAGTTCTGGGTG GGTGAGCTTCCAAACGGCCATGCTAAGTTCCATGTCTTGTTCCTTCTGTTTGTGGCCGTTATGTTCTTTGTAAGCCTCATGTTCCTCTTCGGCTATCACTGCTGGTTGGTAGCTAAGAACAGATCCACACTAG AGGCTTTCTCAGCCCCTGTGTTCCAAAACGGTCCTGACAGGAACGGCTTTAACATTGGTTTCCGCAAGAACCTTCAGCATGTCTTCGGGGAAAACAAAAAGCTCTGGTTTATCCCAGTCTTCACCAG CCAAGGCGACGGCCACTCGTTCCCTCTACGGACTCTAAACGAATGTCGAAACCCTTTACTAGCCAGTGAAAGGCGATGGGGGCAAGATGGATCAGAAGGGGAAAGCACAG